One genomic segment of Pelagerythrobacter marensis includes these proteins:
- a CDS encoding acetyl-CoA C-acyltransferase, producing the protein MAQFSANDPVVILSYARTPMGGMQGALAAVSATELGATAVKASVERAGVAGDDIDRVYMGCVLPAGLGQAPARQAAIKAGLPKSVQATTVNKVCGSGMQTVIMGSEALASGTIDIVVAGGMESMTNAPYLLKKHRSGARIGHDTAYDHMFLDGLEDAYEEGRAMGTFAQSTANDYQMTREEMDDYAIESLRRANAAIDSGAFADEITPVTFSTRAGETVVDTDEQPGRGKPDKIPTLKPAFAKDGTITAATSSSISDGAAAVVLTRASVAKDKGLAPVARVVAMAAHAQEPAQFTVAPIGAIQKVLDEAGWSVDDVELWEVNEAFACVAMFAMRDIGIPHDKININGGGTALGHPIGASGTRIIVTLLNALKKQGKKRGIASLCIGGGEATAVAVELA; encoded by the coding sequence ATGGCTCAGTTTTCCGCGAACGACCCCGTCGTCATCCTTTCCTACGCACGCACGCCGATGGGCGGGATGCAGGGTGCCCTGGCCGCTGTCAGCGCGACCGAACTCGGCGCCACGGCGGTGAAGGCATCGGTAGAGCGTGCCGGCGTGGCCGGCGACGATATCGATCGCGTCTATATGGGCTGCGTTCTGCCTGCCGGCCTGGGCCAGGCCCCTGCCCGCCAGGCCGCGATCAAGGCCGGCCTGCCCAAATCGGTCCAGGCGACGACCGTCAACAAGGTTTGCGGCAGCGGAATGCAGACGGTCATCATGGGGTCGGAGGCGCTGGCATCGGGTACGATCGACATCGTCGTCGCTGGCGGGATGGAAAGCATGACGAACGCCCCATACCTGCTCAAGAAACACCGTTCGGGCGCGCGGATCGGCCATGATACGGCTTACGATCACATGTTCCTCGACGGGCTGGAGGACGCCTACGAAGAAGGTCGCGCAATGGGCACCTTCGCGCAGTCCACAGCCAACGACTATCAGATGACGCGCGAGGAAATGGACGATTACGCGATCGAATCCCTGCGCCGCGCCAATGCCGCGATCGACAGCGGTGCGTTCGCAGACGAAATCACCCCGGTCACCTTTTCGACGCGGGCGGGCGAAACCGTAGTCGACACCGACGAACAGCCCGGTCGCGGCAAGCCGGACAAGATTCCGACGCTCAAGCCGGCCTTCGCGAAAGACGGCACGATCACCGCCGCCACTTCCAGCTCGATCTCCGACGGTGCGGCCGCCGTGGTGCTGACGCGCGCGAGTGTCGCGAAAGACAAGGGCCTGGCCCCGGTCGCCCGGGTCGTCGCCATGGCCGCTCATGCGCAGGAACCTGCGCAGTTCACCGTCGCCCCCATCGGCGCGATTCAAAAGGTGCTGGACGAGGCCGGATGGTCGGTCGACGATGTGGAACTGTGGGAAGTCAACGAGGCATTCGCCTGCGTGGCGATGTTCGCGATGCGCGACATCGGCATCCCGCATGACAAGATCAACATCAATGGCGGCGGCACTGCCCTGGGACATCCCATCGGCGCCAGCGGCACGCGGATCATCGTGACCCTTCTCAATGCCCTGAAAAAGCAGGGCAAGAAGCGCGGTATCGCTTCGCTGTGCATTGGCGGCGGAGAGGCCACGGCCGTGGCAGTGGAACTGGCCTGA
- a CDS encoding SH3 domain-containing protein — translation MYRLFVVLFTAFIASATPAAGQEREVPYWATIDTTELNMRVGPSVNYRIEWVYRREGLPVKVVRVIDGWRLIRDPAGDQGWVVARMLSADRGAIVVGEGLAALRAAPADNARLKWNAEPGVVGKLGECETGWCSFDVDGRVGWIRAERLWGAGEP, via the coding sequence ATGTACAGGCTCTTTGTTGTTCTATTCACGGCGTTTATCGCCAGTGCCACGCCCGCCGCAGGGCAAGAACGCGAGGTGCCCTACTGGGCGACGATCGACACCACCGAACTGAACATGCGGGTCGGGCCGAGCGTCAATTACAGGATCGAGTGGGTTTACCGCCGCGAAGGCTTGCCGGTGAAGGTCGTCCGCGTAATCGACGGATGGCGCCTTATCCGCGACCCCGCTGGCGATCAGGGCTGGGTCGTGGCGCGCATGCTGAGCGCGGATCGCGGGGCGATCGTCGTTGGGGAAGGCCTGGCGGCATTGCGTGCGGCCCCTGCCGACAATGCACGGTTGAAGTGGAATGCTGAGCCCGGCGTGGTCGGCAAGCTCGGCGAATGTGAAACCGGATGGTGCAGTTTCGACGTCGATGGCCGCGTAGGCTGGATCAGGGCCGAACGTTTGTGGGGCGCCGGCGAACCCTGA
- a CDS encoding 2-hydroxyacid dehydrogenase has translation MEQTGADSNRRVAGKPRVIVTRHLLPSIETRMEELFDVRLNPADAALSRDELIAAMRDCDVLVPTVTDRIDAELLAEAGDRLGLIASFGAGTDHIDLAAAAARKIIVTNTPGVFTDDTADLTMALIIGVPRRLREGTALIRHERWTGWAPSAMLGRKLGGKVLGIVGMGRIGQAVASRARAFGFEIRYHNRHRLPEAVETMFGARFEGDLDQLVAESDILTLHCPSTPQTRGMIDARRVALMKPGAALINTARADLVDYEAMIEALESGHLGGAGLDVFPEEPKVDARLVALPNVIAQPHIGSATVEGREASGDKVIANIRFWADGHRPPDQVLEALV, from the coding sequence ATGGAACAGACGGGAGCGGACTCGAACCGGCGCGTTGCGGGCAAACCGCGCGTGATAGTGACACGGCACCTTCTCCCGTCGATCGAGACGCGGATGGAGGAACTGTTCGACGTCCGCCTGAACCCTGCCGACGCCGCCCTGTCGCGCGATGAACTGATAGCCGCGATGCGCGATTGCGACGTTCTGGTTCCGACCGTGACCGACCGGATCGATGCCGAATTGCTCGCCGAGGCGGGCGATCGGCTGGGGCTGATCGCGAGTTTCGGTGCGGGAACCGATCATATCGATCTGGCCGCTGCTGCAGCACGGAAAATCATCGTCACCAATACGCCGGGCGTCTTCACCGATGATACGGCAGATCTTACGATGGCCCTGATCATCGGAGTGCCACGTCGGCTGCGCGAAGGTACCGCGCTGATCCGCCATGAACGTTGGACCGGCTGGGCCCCTTCGGCAATGCTTGGCCGCAAACTGGGCGGCAAAGTGCTGGGGATCGTGGGCATGGGGCGGATCGGCCAGGCGGTCGCATCGCGCGCCCGCGCCTTCGGCTTCGAAATCCGTTATCACAATCGTCACCGATTGCCTGAGGCGGTGGAAACCATGTTCGGCGCCAGGTTCGAGGGGGATCTGGACCAGCTCGTGGCCGAATCGGATATTCTCACGCTGCACTGCCCCTCCACGCCGCAAACGCGCGGGATGATCGATGCCCGCCGCGTTGCGTTGATGAAGCCGGGCGCAGCACTGATAAACACCGCGCGCGCCGATCTGGTCGATTACGAGGCGATGATCGAAGCGCTGGAGAGCGGCCATCTGGGCGGCGCGGGGCTCGACGTTTTTCCCGAAGAACCGAAAGTCGATGCGCGACTGGTCGCCTTGCCCAACGTGATTGCCCAGCCGCATATCGGCAGCGCCACCGTCGAAGGGCGCGAGGCTTCGGGAGACAAGGTCATCGCCAATATCCGTTTCTGGGCCGATGGGCACCGTCCGCCCGATCAGGTCCTGGAAGCGCTAGTCTAG